The Phalacrocorax carbo chromosome 11, bPhaCar2.1, whole genome shotgun sequence genome includes a region encoding these proteins:
- the CD99L2 gene encoding CD99 antigen-like protein 2: MDGRRLPGLLLALAALLGAGHGDDPSDFSLEDALYDLSTKRPTPKGPRKPAGGRDFDVADYFDTPLETTTKPAKPTPKPFPRPGKPDNSFWDVIHTTTTKQPKVTKAPPKHNPAKDPMELDLADAIDNTNDGKHAGMPTIKPGGALSDDDLASIMDDGYSPEKTGAGGSNDNNYGGGTVAETGTIAGIASALAMALIGAVSSYISYQQKKFCFSIQQGLNAEYVKGENMEAVVSEEPQVKYSVLETQSAEPPKQDSAKM; the protein is encoded by the exons ATGGacggccgccgcctcccggggcTGCTCCTCGCCCTCGCCGCGCTGCTGGGCGCAG GCCACGGGGATGACCCAAGTGACTTCAGCCTAGAAGATGCCCTGTACGACCTCAGCACCAAGCGAC CCACTCCCAAGGGCCCCCGAAAGCCGGCAGGTGGGAGAG ACTTTGATGTGGCTGATTACTTTGACACCCCTCTGGAGACTACCACCAAACCAGCCAAGCCGACTCCGAAGCCCTTCCCCAGGCCGGGGAAGCCAG ACAACAGCTTTTGGGATGTCATCCACACCACCACAACCAAGCAGCCAAAAGTCACAAAGGCCCCCCCCAAGCATAACCCAG CAAAGGATCCTATGGAGTTGGACTTGGCCGATGCCATTGATAATACTAACGATGGGAAACATGCTGGGATGCCCACCATAAAGCCAGGAGGAG cacTTTCAGACGATGACCTGGCCAGCATCATGGATGATGGCTACAGCCCGGAAAAGACTG GTGCCGGGGGCAGCAATGACAACAACTACGGTGGAG GCACCGTGGCAGAGACGGGGACGATCGCCGGCATCGCCAGCGCCCTGGCCATGGCGCTCATCGGGGCTGTCTCCAGCTACATCTCCTACCAGCAGAAAAAGTTCTGCTTCAGCATCCAGC AGGGACTTAACGCAGAATAtgtgaaaggagaaaacatgGAAGCTGTCGTAAGCGAGGAACCCCAAG TTAAATATTCAGTACTGGAAACACAGTCAGCAGAACCACCAAAACAAGACAGTGCAAAGATGTAA